The sequence GCGCCATGTCGTGCTGATTCGCGTCCGCGCCCTCGACCCCAAGCTGCCGCGCCGCCATATGCTGTCGCGCTGGCTGCACAAACGCGCCACCGACGTCATCGTGACTGTCAACAGCCGACACTATGCGGCCTACCAGAGTCGCCTGAAGATTCCCCCTGACCGACTTCGTATCATCGAAGCCGGCGTCGAGCCGGCGGACTTCGCCGATGTGAGCGACGCCGCGCATGCCGCCAACGCCATCGAACTTCCGGCCGGGAAGCAGATTGTCGTGATGGTGGCCCGCTTCGCACCGATCAAGGGACATCGTGTTCTGTTGACCGCGGCCGCCAGGATCAAACGGATCCGCGACGATGTCCACCACCTCTGGATTGGGTACCCGCAGGCCTATACGGCGGAGGCATTGCATCGCCGGCTGGTCGAAGCGAACCTCACGAACGATGTGACGATCATCGACCGCCGCCTGCCGGCGCTTCCGGCGCTGCTGGCGCATTGTCAACTGGGTGTGGTTGCTTCGATCGGCTCGGAATCCCTGTCGCGTTCGCTCCTGGAATATTTGGCCTCGGGTCTGCCGGTGGCGGCGACTTCTGTCGGCGGGATTCCCGACCTGATGGCGCGCGGCGATTTTGGCCGTCTCATGCCGCC comes from Candidatus Zixiibacteriota bacterium and encodes:
- a CDS encoding glycosyltransferase family 4 protein: MRIIVSATLGGGSAGTWYAVETARRLAQRGHEIRYLSRPGRSALARAQAAGLSVVDDIDLEEKSPLRANRNLRRLTSLARQFRPDVILAHGGEDHAFWGVVKALRARHVVLIRVRALDPKLPRRHMLSRWLHKRATDVIVTVNSRHYAAYQSRLKIPPDRLRIIEAGVEPADFADVSDAAHAANAIELPAGKQIVVMVARFAPIKGHRVLLTAAARIKRIRDDVHHLWIGYPQAYTAEALHRRLVEANLTNDVTIIDRRLPALPALLAHCQLGVVASIGSESLSRSLLEYLASGLPVAATSVGGIPDLMARGDFGRLMPPDNPEALAQAILGLLGDTERRQACGRRGREYVLSHCTWDQRVDQWEELLVQAVAARGGSARS